A portion of the Gammaproteobacteria bacterium genome contains these proteins:
- the gcvH gene encoding glycine cleavage system protein GcvH, with translation MSHIPEELRYNDSHEWVRQEEDGTVTVGITDHAQAQLGDLVYVELPEPGASLQANESLGVVESVKAASDIFSPIGGRVVAVNTALADAPEQVNADPYGDGWLVRLAPEDPGEIGALLDSEGYQAVLDSENE, from the coding sequence ATGAGCCACATACCGGAAGAGCTGCGCTACAACGACTCCCACGAGTGGGTGCGCCAGGAGGAGGACGGCACGGTGACGGTGGGGATCACCGACCACGCCCAGGCCCAGTTGGGCGACCTCGTGTACGTGGAGCTCCCCGAGCCCGGGGCGTCCCTGCAGGCGAACGAATCGCTCGGGGTGGTGGAATCGGTGAAGGCGGCTTCCGACATCTTCAGCCCGATCGGCGGCCGGGTGGTCGCCGTCAACACGGCGCTGGCCGACGCGCCCGAGCAGGTGAACGCCGACCCCTACGGCGACGGCTGGCTGGTGCGGCTCGCCCCGGAGGACCCGGGCGAGATCGGGGCGCTGCTCGACAGCGAGGGCTACCAGGCCGTGCTGGACTCCGAGAACGAATAG